One Thermoanaerobaculia bacterium DNA window includes the following coding sequences:
- a CDS encoding DUF2339 domain-containing protein yields MDGCLPVLALVGLVAAIAFLLRFWGRLTAIEGWSREADIWHRSVATRVQALEAELARLRASGASPAAGVAANAPSAPAPAPAPAPASPAPTAPVPAAAAAPAVALAPPSPQKPSVPAAEPGSMPADAVRPVPPLPRAAAPLPASVPPPKATVLAARDTAGLERPGAPATTPEAAEAATEALPKSPPPAPEKAPGAAPVTSFSGGVAGAAAKPAFDWEALVGVRLFSWIAGVALVLAALFFLRYSVEQGWLGPPVRMAIGIATGIALLVVCELKAARRYAVTANAMDAAGIAILFASFYSGHALWHLVGAGPTFALLALVTAVAVLLAIRRNSIFIALLGLLGGFATPALLATGEDRPIGLFGYLLLLNVGLTWVAYRRRWALLQALALALTAVYQIGWAAKFLTEAKLPLAIGIFALFSLVAFVALLVAERGKRTPAGTRLASDEAEPTLFEGATYLSAGVPLFFASFLAAVPAYGAHAGLLFGFLALAVFGLFAIATYRGPEMLHLAGGGAAMLVTVLWLTRSYDSGFWPLVLLPLAGFAGFFLASPFLARALGRPFAGSGRFGALAGAMLLFAFPILLAREPATADPLLAFGVLLGLLGLAAWAAIELEEGPVYLVAAFFGIASEAVWSALRLTSERRLEAYALYACLALFYLGVPFLARRRRRRLAPEGGGALLLFASILLLFFLTSGPTAAGNLAGLSFLLALLNLGLFLEGRGGRMPLVAVAGSVVSWLVLARWWSAVPLADHALGALAAVGGFGVLTVAGSAALLARRATVARGAEARGIPDQAIWVGLVGHVFLLFAASRPELALPPWPLLAVLLLLDLALAVAALKAKRGPLLLGALAASQAVLGVWLSTASGSPWPQVALGSAIGIAALGLGALALAPRFASTEEVRERFAVAAAVGLLGAQAVSIFATLSPGAPGFAWLISGTLALLLAELRLGARRDWEGFALLAVVPAVGAAAAFGRSLGGVESGAAAAPWWQSLLFAGFVWLPFLGASLRVDLSSRRVKPTLFAAVLAGAGLFVVARGAMLRGGLAEVIGLLPVVQALLLVPLLVRLVRSTDFADLPQQRKGDATGRLALVAGTMLAFITIAIPMQLEKQWITLGWALLGAALAWLHRRVPHPSLVLWTVGLELAAFARLALNPAVLAYHPREGPPIFNWFLYAYLVAALAMLASAWWLRDERPDWTPLPVAPSLATGGTILLFLLLNIEIADFFSTGETLTFGFLGGHAGLPEDLAYTIGWALFAIALLFAGLVGRQKSVRVCAIALLALTVCKAFLHDTWRLGGLYRVGSLVGLAVSLALVALVLQKFVFRAGLEERGE; encoded by the coding sequence ATGGATGGCTGTCTGCCGGTTCTGGCTCTTGTCGGTCTCGTTGCGGCGATTGCGTTTCTGCTGCGCTTCTGGGGAAGGCTCACGGCGATCGAAGGCTGGTCGCGCGAAGCGGACATCTGGCATCGGTCTGTCGCCACCCGAGTTCAGGCTCTCGAGGCCGAGCTGGCCCGGCTGCGGGCGTCGGGAGCGAGTCCGGCGGCAGGGGTCGCAGCGAATGCTCCCTCGGCACCGGCTCCCGCCCCGGCTCCCGCCCCGGCTTCGCCTGCGCCAACGGCGCCAGTTCCAGCCGCGGCCGCCGCACCGGCGGTAGCGCTGGCGCCACCGAGCCCGCAGAAGCCGTCAGTCCCGGCCGCCGAGCCGGGCTCGATGCCGGCGGATGCGGTGCGGCCGGTTCCCCCGTTGCCGCGCGCCGCGGCTCCGCTGCCGGCCTCGGTTCCGCCGCCCAAGGCGACGGTCCTCGCCGCCCGCGACACAGCCGGCCTGGAGCGCCCGGGAGCGCCAGCGACCACTCCCGAAGCGGCGGAGGCGGCGACCGAGGCCCTGCCGAAGAGTCCTCCGCCAGCGCCGGAAAAGGCGCCGGGAGCCGCGCCGGTCACTTCTTTCAGCGGCGGTGTTGCCGGCGCGGCTGCCAAGCCGGCCTTCGACTGGGAGGCGCTCGTCGGGGTGCGCCTCTTCTCGTGGATCGCCGGCGTCGCCCTGGTTCTCGCGGCGCTCTTCTTCCTGCGATACTCCGTCGAGCAGGGCTGGCTGGGACCGCCGGTGCGCATGGCGATCGGCATCGCCACCGGAATCGCCCTGCTCGTCGTCTGCGAGCTCAAAGCGGCGCGGCGCTATGCGGTCACCGCCAATGCCATGGATGCCGCCGGCATAGCCATCCTCTTCGCCTCGTTCTACTCCGGCCACGCGCTCTGGCACCTCGTCGGCGCCGGGCCCACCTTCGCCCTGCTTGCGCTGGTGACGGCGGTCGCGGTGTTGCTCGCCATTCGTCGGAACTCGATCTTCATCGCCCTGCTTGGACTGCTCGGCGGTTTCGCGACGCCGGCTCTGCTCGCCACCGGCGAGGACCGTCCGATCGGTCTCTTCGGCTACCTGCTCTTGCTCAACGTGGGCCTCACCTGGGTCGCGTATCGCCGCCGATGGGCGCTACTGCAGGCTCTGGCGCTCGCCCTCACGGCGGTCTACCAGATCGGCTGGGCGGCGAAGTTCCTGACCGAGGCGAAGCTGCCGCTGGCGATAGGCATCTTCGCGTTGTTCTCGCTGGTCGCCTTCGTCGCCCTGCTTGTGGCCGAGCGCGGTAAGCGAACCCCGGCAGGGACGCGACTCGCGAGCGACGAAGCCGAGCCGACGCTGTTCGAAGGCGCGACCTACCTGAGCGCCGGCGTGCCGCTATTCTTCGCCTCCTTTCTTGCTGCGGTGCCAGCGTACGGCGCGCACGCCGGACTCCTGTTCGGGTTTCTCGCCCTGGCGGTCTTCGGGCTGTTCGCCATCGCGACCTATCGCGGCCCCGAGATGCTGCACCTTGCGGGCGGTGGCGCGGCGATGCTCGTCACCGTTCTCTGGCTCACCCGCTCCTACGACAGTGGCTTCTGGCCGCTCGTGCTCCTTCCGCTCGCCGGTTTCGCCGGCTTCTTTCTTGCTTCGCCCTTCCTCGCGCGAGCTCTCGGCCGTCCCTTCGCCGGCTCGGGCCGCTTCGGGGCGCTCGCTGGCGCAATGCTTCTCTTCGCCTTCCCGATACTCCTCGCGCGCGAGCCCGCGACCGCTGACCCGCTGCTCGCGTTCGGGGTCCTGCTCGGACTGCTCGGCCTCGCCGCATGGGCGGCGATCGAGCTCGAGGAGGGCCCGGTCTACCTTGTCGCCGCCTTCTTCGGTATCGCCAGCGAGGCGGTCTGGTCAGCGCTGCGTCTGACGTCGGAGCGCCGGCTCGAGGCCTACGCCCTCTACGCTTGCCTGGCGCTGTTCTATCTCGGCGTGCCGTTTCTCGCGCGCCGGCGCAGGCGTCGGCTGGCGCCCGAAGGTGGAGGAGCGCTGCTGCTCTTCGCCAGCATCCTGCTGCTCTTCTTCCTCACCAGCGGCCCGACCGCAGCGGGGAATCTCGCCGGGCTCTCCTTCCTGCTCGCGCTACTCAATCTCGGGCTCTTCCTCGAAGGGCGAGGCGGACGGATGCCGCTCGTCGCGGTCGCCGGATCGGTAGTGTCCTGGCTCGTGCTCGCCAGATGGTGGAGCGCTGTACCGCTCGCCGACCATGCGCTCGGAGCGCTCGCCGCGGTGGGCGGTTTCGGCGTGCTCACCGTCGCCGGAAGTGCCGCTCTTCTCGCCCGCCGGGCGACCGTCGCGCGCGGCGCAGAGGCGCGTGGCATCCCCGACCAGGCGATCTGGGTCGGCCTGGTGGGTCACGTCTTCCTGCTCTTCGCCGCCAGCCGACCAGAGCTCGCGCTACCGCCCTGGCCGCTCCTTGCCGTTCTCCTGCTGCTCGATCTCGCGCTGGCGGTCGCCGCGCTCAAGGCGAAGCGCGGGCCTCTGCTGCTCGGGGCCCTCGCTGCCTCCCAGGCGGTCCTCGGAGTCTGGCTGAGTACCGCTTCGGGCTCACCCTGGCCGCAGGTCGCGCTGGGTTCCGCGATCGGAATTGCCGCGCTAGGGCTCGGAGCACTCGCGCTCGCGCCGCGCTTCGCTTCGACCGAGGAGGTGAGGGAGCGTTTCGCGGTCGCGGCTGCGGTGGGGCTCCTCGGAGCGCAAGCGGTGTCGATCTTCGCGACGCTGTCGCCGGGCGCTCCCGGGTTCGCCTGGCTGATTTCGGGGACGCTCGCGCTGCTCCTGGCTGAGCTCCGGTTGGGAGCCCGGCGTGACTGGGAGGGGTTTGCACTCCTCGCCGTCGTGCCCGCAGTCGGCGCGGCGGCGGCTTTCGGACGGTCGCTCGGCGGTGTCGAGTCAGGCGCCGCCGCTGCACCCTGGTGGCAGAGCCTCCTCTTCGCGGGCTTCGTCTGGCTGCCGTTCCTCGGAGCGAGCCTACGAGTCGATCTGAGCTCGCGCCGGGTGAAACCCACTCTTTTCGCCGCCGTGCTCGCCGGTGCCGGTCTCTTCGTCGTCGCCCGCGGCGCCATGCTGCGCGGCGGACTGGCCGAGGTCATCGGCCTCCTGCCCGTCGTGCAGGCGCTGCTGCTCGTGCCGCTGCTTGTGCGTCTCGTGCGCAGTACGGATTTCGCCGACCTCCCGCAGCAGCGAAAGGGCGACGCGACGGGCCGCCTGGCACTGGTAGCCGGGACGATGCTCGCGTTCATCACCATCGCCATTCCGATGCAGCTCGAGAAGCAGTGGATCACTCTCGGTTGGGCCCTCCTCGGCGCGGCGCTTGCCTGGTTGCACCGGCGCGTGCCACACCCGAGCCTCGTCCTGTGGACGGTCGGGCTCGAGCTCGCGGCTTTCGCGCGCCTGGCTTTGAATCCGGCGGTTCTCGCTTACCATCCGCGCGAGGGACCGCCGATCTTCAACTGGTTTCTCTATGCCTACCTCGTGGCGGCGCTCGCCATGCTGGCTTCAGCCTGGTGGTTGCGCGACGAGCGCCCGGACTGGACGCCCTTGCCGGTCGCGCCCAGCCTGGCCACCGGGGGCACGATTCTCCTCTTCCTCCTGCTCAACATCGAGATCGCCGACTTCTTCTCGACCGGCGAGACGCTCACCTTCGGCTTCCTCGGCGGCCACGCCGGCCTGCCGGAGGACCTCGCGTACACCATCGGCTGGGCGCTCTTCGCCATTGCACTCCTCTTCGCTGGGTTGGTCGGGCGCCAGAAGTCGGTGCGGGTCTGCGCCATCGCCTTGCTCGCGCTGACCGTCTGCAAAGCGTTCCTGCATGACACCTGGCGTCTCGGCGGCCTCTACCGGGTCGGTTCGCTGGTCGGGCTTGCGGTGAGTCTGGCGCTGGTTGCTCTGGTACTGCAGAAGTTCGTCTTCCGTGCCGGCCTCGAGGAGCGCGGGGAGTAG
- a CDS encoding YdeI/OmpD-associated family protein produces MPPSFFPSAVEFRRWLEDNHATATELLVGFRRRDSGRPSLTWPESVDEALCFGWIDGVRRRIDEASYSIRFTPRRAASVWSAVNIAKFGKLEEEGRMTDAGRAAFSRRKENRSGIYAYEQRPQELPREYRAQLDQNPQAARDFDARPAGYRKTAIWKIVSAKQATTRLRRFAELVDCHARGELIPDLRRTPR; encoded by the coding sequence ATGCCGCCATCCTTTTTTCCCTCTGCGGTCGAGTTCCGCCGCTGGCTCGAGGATAACCACGCCACGGCCACCGAGCTCCTGGTCGGCTTCCGTAGACGCGACAGCGGCAGGCCCAGCCTGACCTGGCCGGAGTCTGTGGACGAAGCGCTGTGCTTCGGCTGGATCGACGGCGTGCGGCGACGGATCGACGAGGCGAGCTACTCGATCCGATTCACACCGCGCAGGGCAGCGAGCGTCTGGAGCGCGGTGAACATCGCCAAGTTCGGGAAGCTCGAGGAGGAGGGGCGGATGACCGACGCCGGCCGCGCGGCGTTCTCCCGGCGCAAGGAGAACCGCTCCGGTATCTATGCCTACGAACAACGCCCGCAAGAACTGCCGCGCGAGTATCGGGCGCAGCTCGATCAGAACCCGCAGGCGGCGCGCGACTTCGACGCCCGGCCAGCCGGCTACAGAAAGACGGCGATCTGGAAGATCGTGAGCGCGAAACAGGCGACGACCCGCCTGCGACGCTTCGCCGAGCTCGTCGACTGCCACGCCCGCGGCGAGCTCATCCCCGACCTGCGACGCACCCCTAGGTGA
- a CDS encoding carboxypeptidase regulatory-like domain-containing protein yields MHSAKMLRHGAWALGFVLLGLGFPGDAAPASAADAGEEPLRIQILRGDRATLQAVQGFVDVDHRRDPEAIFAYATPEDRERLRALGIPFALAPELCGSAIDMLTAAEVQQNGWKWDQHPTYAAYTDRLQYFADNYPSLVRRVEIGATTNTVRPHKLLALKIGDHPDADEDEPEVFLSSTMHGDETTGYVLLLHLIDELLTHYDPASLDPYAQEITRLVDSVEIWINPLANPDGTYSSSDEVLSNSSRRYYSNPNGSSSFVDPNRNFADPQNGAHPDGNPYWAETQRMMDFGNAHRFALALNFHGGAEVVNYPWDTWSDGLPDNRPHADEPWYQEVAHHYANLVKANAPAAIGGSSYFSDISFDGTTNGWEWYEIDGGRQDWMNWWRRCREVTIEVSSCKTDDSQRMPDYWTANRQALLDYIATALTGIRGLVTDAYGTPLEATVKLTGLAAQESEALTDPAAGDYHRLLGPGTYALHFTAAGFEPGDSTAIPVAAGDATRRDVVLLHNLESPPLFADNFEVGAPARWSATVAF; encoded by the coding sequence ATGCACTCAGCAAAGATGCTGCGACACGGCGCCTGGGCGCTCGGCTTCGTCCTGCTCGGACTCGGATTTCCGGGCGACGCCGCACCCGCCAGTGCAGCCGATGCCGGCGAGGAGCCGTTGCGCATCCAGATCCTGCGCGGCGATCGCGCGACGCTCCAGGCGGTCCAGGGCTTCGTCGACGTCGACCATCGCCGCGACCCCGAGGCGATCTTCGCCTACGCGACCCCCGAGGACCGCGAGCGCTTGCGGGCACTCGGCATTCCCTTCGCGCTCGCGCCCGAGCTCTGCGGTTCGGCGATCGACATGCTGACCGCGGCCGAAGTTCAGCAGAACGGCTGGAAGTGGGATCAGCATCCGACCTACGCGGCCTACACCGACCGCTTGCAGTACTTCGCCGACAACTACCCCTCCCTCGTGCGGCGGGTCGAGATCGGTGCCACCACCAACACCGTGCGCCCGCACAAGCTGCTGGCACTGAAGATCGGCGACCATCCCGACGCCGACGAGGACGAGCCCGAGGTCTTCCTCTCCTCGACGATGCACGGCGACGAGACCACCGGCTACGTTCTGCTCCTCCACCTCATCGACGAGCTGCTCACGCACTACGATCCGGCGTCACTCGATCCGTACGCGCAGGAGATCACCCGCCTCGTCGACTCGGTCGAGATCTGGATCAACCCGCTCGCCAACCCGGACGGGACGTACTCGTCGAGCGACGAGGTCCTGTCGAACTCCTCTCGCCGCTACTACTCGAACCCCAACGGCTCGTCGTCGTTCGTCGATCCCAACCGCAACTTCGCCGATCCGCAGAACGGTGCGCACCCCGACGGCAACCCCTATTGGGCCGAGACGCAGCGCATGATGGACTTCGGCAACGCGCACCGTTTCGCGCTGGCGCTGAACTTCCACGGCGGCGCCGAGGTCGTGAACTACCCCTGGGACACCTGGAGCGATGGCCTGCCGGACAACCGCCCGCACGCCGACGAGCCCTGGTACCAGGAGGTCGCTCACCACTACGCCAACCTGGTGAAGGCGAACGCTCCGGCGGCGATCGGCGGCAGCTCCTACTTCTCCGACATCAGCTTCGACGGCACCACCAACGGCTGGGAGTGGTACGAAATCGACGGCGGCCGCCAGGACTGGATGAACTGGTGGCGGCGCTGCCGCGAAGTCACCATCGAGGTCTCGAGCTGCAAAACGGACGACTCGCAGCGCATGCCGGACTACTGGACCGCGAACCGCCAGGCTCTCCTCGACTACATCGCGACGGCGCTCACCGGCATCCGCGGGCTGGTGACCGATGCCTACGGCACACCGCTCGAGGCCACCGTGAAGCTCACGGGGCTCGCGGCGCAAGAGTCCGAGGCCCTCACCGATCCGGCGGCCGGCGATTACCACCGGCTGCTCGGTCCCGGTACCTACGCCTTGCACTTCACCGCCGCCGGCTTCGAGCCGGGGGACTCGACCGCCATTCCCGTCGCGGCCGGCGACGCCACCCGCCGCGATGTCGTGCTGCTGCACAACCTCGAGAGCCCGCCGCTCTTCGCCGACAACTTCGAAGTCGGCGCGCCGGCGCGCTGGTCGGCGACCGTCGCTTTCTAG
- a CDS encoding response regulator transcription factor, giving the protein MKTSQSLPAAAPAADPIRVLIVEDDRLLRDSLRMLIGGSPGFACVGVAGSMEEALTLPAGIRPDAVLLDIHLPGTRGSVGVIDLLERWPECVVLMHTVYEEDDLVFESLCNGASGYILKRTPPARLLEAIAETKRGGAPMSPEIARKVLSRFRKLEPARAPLREGGAVLSPQEARLLALIAAGSSYREAGKELDVSINTVRTHIRSIYEKLQVHTRSEAVAKAMRSGLI; this is encoded by the coding sequence ATGAAGACATCCCAGAGCCTCCCCGCAGCCGCGCCTGCCGCCGACCCCATCCGGGTCCTCATCGTCGAGGACGACCGCCTGCTGCGCGACAGCCTGCGCATGCTGATCGGCGGCAGCCCGGGCTTCGCCTGCGTCGGCGTCGCCGGGTCGATGGAGGAGGCGCTCACCCTGCCGGCCGGAATCCGCCCGGACGCCGTGCTGCTCGACATCCACCTGCCGGGGACGCGCGGCTCGGTCGGCGTCATCGACCTGCTCGAGCGCTGGCCGGAGTGCGTCGTGCTCATGCACACGGTCTACGAGGAGGACGATCTCGTCTTCGAATCGCTGTGCAACGGCGCGTCGGGGTACATCCTGAAGCGCACGCCGCCGGCGCGCCTGCTCGAGGCGATCGCCGAGACGAAGCGCGGGGGTGCGCCGATGTCGCCCGAGATCGCGCGCAAGGTGCTGTCACGGTTTCGCAAGCTCGAACCGGCGAGAGCTCCGCTCCGCGAAGGCGGCGCTGTGCTGTCACCGCAAGAGGCCCGGCTCCTCGCCCTGATCGCCGCCGGCTCGAGCTATCGCGAGGCGGGGAAAGAGCTCGACGTGTCGATCAACACCGTCCGCACCCACATCCGCTCGATCTACGAGAAGCTCCAGGTCCACACCCGCTCGGAGGCGGTCGCCAAGGCGATGCGCTCCGGGCTGATCTAG